The Hymenobacter sp. DG01 genome has a segment encoding these proteins:
- a CDS encoding CoA pyrophosphatase translates to MATPSIYDFIVPKNLRESAVLVPVFRDEHGEIQVVMVRRAAFGVHGGQLAFPGGKHEPEDENLQATALREAFEEVSLPPSNVEVLAALPPVAVPSGFRIAPFLGRIRRPEVWQWQTSEIDEVLEIPLRHLSDVTNHTEETWQLAGWPGPRLVPFYRVGNNYPLWGASYRIIQPIIPRLLAGEWEI, encoded by the coding sequence ATGGCAACCCCTAGCATTTACGATTTCATTGTTCCGAAAAACCTGCGCGAGTCGGCCGTGCTGGTGCCCGTGTTTCGCGACGAGCACGGCGAAATTCAGGTAGTGATGGTGCGCCGGGCGGCGTTTGGCGTGCACGGCGGCCAGCTGGCTTTCCCCGGTGGCAAGCACGAGCCCGAGGACGAAAACCTGCAGGCCACGGCCCTGCGTGAAGCGTTCGAGGAAGTCAGCCTACCCCCTTCCAACGTGGAAGTGCTGGCCGCCCTACCTCCCGTAGCAGTGCCCAGCGGCTTCCGCATCGCGCCGTTTCTGGGCCGTATCCGGCGGCCGGAAGTCTGGCAGTGGCAAACCTCGGAAATTGATGAGGTGCTGGAGATTCCGCTGCGCCACCTCTCCGACGTCACGAACCATACTGAGGAAACCTGGCAGCTAGCCGGTTGGCCCGGCCCCCGCCTCGTGCCGTTCTACCGCGTGGGCAATAATTACCCGTTGTGGGGTGCCAGCTACCGCATTATCCAACCCATCATCCCACGCCTGCTGGCCGGAGAGTGGGAAATTTAG
- a CDS encoding YncE family protein encodes MKRLSLLPLLLALLLPGAVLAQREQSIWLFGQQAGLTFPADGSAPTPLLTSKMTTYEGSAVATNQQGQLLFYTNGEFVFNRQHQVMPNGKKLMGSNSSTQSALIVPDPGSGNVFYVFTVGAQGGPNGLRYSIVDMTRENGLGDVPRSNALLITPVAEKLAAVRHQNGRDVWIVAHRWNSNAFVSFLVTPDGVESKPIMSNVGSMHAGPGRNAIGAMKFSPDGRKLAVALWREANKYEVFDFDRATGQVHNAKSFAPYPEAYGVEFSPDGSKLYGSSNGEGGGEAQIFQFDLKTGKATVVGKSANRKVGSLQRAPDGNIYVAREDNMFLGIIQNPNSATAKYIDNGLKLGGRRSKLGLPNFITEPGK; translated from the coding sequence ATGAAACGACTTTCACTTCTGCCGTTGCTGCTGGCGCTGCTGTTGCCCGGTGCGGTGCTGGCTCAACGGGAGCAATCTATCTGGCTATTTGGCCAGCAGGCCGGACTTACGTTTCCGGCTGATGGCTCTGCACCTACCCCCCTGCTGACCAGCAAAATGACCACCTACGAGGGCTCGGCGGTGGCGACCAACCAGCAGGGCCAGCTGCTATTTTACACCAACGGCGAATTTGTATTCAACCGTCAGCACCAGGTAATGCCCAACGGTAAAAAGCTGATGGGCTCCAACTCCAGCACCCAAAGTGCCCTCATCGTGCCCGATCCGGGTAGCGGCAACGTGTTTTACGTGTTTACGGTGGGCGCCCAGGGTGGCCCCAACGGCCTGCGCTACTCCATCGTGGACATGACCCGCGAAAATGGCCTCGGCGACGTACCCCGCTCCAACGCCCTGCTCATCACGCCCGTGGCCGAGAAGCTGGCCGCCGTGCGCCACCAAAACGGCCGCGACGTCTGGATTGTGGCCCACCGCTGGAACTCCAACGCCTTCGTGAGCTTCCTGGTGACTCCTGATGGGGTGGAAAGCAAGCCTATTATGAGCAACGTGGGCAGCATGCATGCCGGCCCCGGCCGCAACGCCATTGGGGCCATGAAGTTTTCGCCCGATGGCCGCAAGCTGGCCGTGGCCCTCTGGCGCGAGGCCAATAAGTACGAGGTGTTCGACTTTGACCGTGCTACCGGGCAGGTGCACAACGCCAAATCCTTCGCACCCTACCCCGAAGCCTACGGGGTAGAGTTTTCGCCTGATGGCAGCAAGCTCTATGGCTCCAGCAATGGCGAAGGCGGCGGTGAAGCTCAGATTTTCCAGTTCGACTTGAAAACCGGCAAAGCCACCGTGGTCGGCAAATCGGCTAACCGCAAAGTAGGCTCCCTGCAACGTGCCCCCGACGGTAACATCTACGTGGCCCGCGAGGACAATATGTTCCTGGGCATCATCCAGAACCCCAACTCCGCCACCGCCAAGTATATCGACAACGGCTTAAAGCTCGGCGGCCGCCGCAGCAAACTCGGCCTGCCCAACTTTATCACGGAGCCTGGGAAATAA
- a CDS encoding alpha/beta hydrolase has translation MPSASALSVAAPAVAYRPDPLGHDFEQLVLPQPHDYEGRVQAVLVRYRREPPQPAGRAVLYVHGFNDYFFQREMAVEYTRHGCRFFALDLRKYGRALLPHQRPNNVRDLTEYFADLDAALAQLRAEGYADVVLSGHSTGGLITALYAAQRPEAGLTALVLNSPFLELRQPWLRRHVAVPLAVAVGARWPDLPLPAGLPDTYGQSLHRAYRGCWDYDLAWKPNHVFRVNAGWLRAIRRGQAQVRRGLGLPLPVLVLHAERSAGGSSWHPDFQRADIVLNVAHIKALAPRLGSQVTVQAIPGAVHDVFLSAPEVRASAYEQVFQWLAEVVK, from the coding sequence ATGCCTTCCGCTTCTGCCCTTTCCGTGGCTGCTCCCGCAGTAGCCTACCGCCCCGATCCGCTGGGTCACGATTTTGAACAGCTCGTGCTTCCCCAGCCCCACGATTATGAGGGCCGGGTGCAGGCCGTGCTGGTGCGCTACCGCCGCGAGCCGCCACAACCTGCCGGCCGGGCGGTGCTCTACGTGCACGGCTTCAACGACTACTTTTTTCAGCGCGAAATGGCCGTGGAGTACACCCGGCACGGCTGCCGGTTCTTCGCCCTCGATTTGCGCAAGTACGGCCGGGCCCTGCTACCCCACCAGCGGCCCAACAACGTGCGCGACCTGACCGAATACTTCGCCGATCTGGATGCGGCCCTGGCTCAGCTGCGGGCCGAAGGCTACGCGGATGTGGTACTAAGCGGGCACTCTACCGGCGGCCTCATCACAGCCCTGTATGCGGCCCAGCGCCCCGAAGCCGGGCTGACGGCGTTGGTGCTGAACAGCCCGTTTCTGGAGCTGCGCCAGCCCTGGCTGCGGCGGCACGTAGCGGTGCCCCTGGCCGTGGCCGTGGGCGCCCGCTGGCCCGATTTGCCCCTGCCCGCTGGCCTACCCGATACTTACGGCCAAAGCCTGCACCGGGCCTACCGCGGCTGCTGGGACTACGACCTGGCCTGGAAGCCTAACCACGTTTTTCGGGTGAATGCAGGGTGGCTACGGGCAATCCGGCGGGGTCAGGCACAAGTACGACGCGGACTGGGGCTGCCCCTGCCGGTGCTGGTACTCCACGCCGAGCGCAGCGCCGGCGGCAGCAGTTGGCACCCCGACTTCCAGCGCGCCGACATCGTCCTGAACGTGGCCCACATCAAAGCCCTGGCCCCGCGCCTGGGTTCGCAGGTAACCGTGCAAGCCATACCCGGCGCCGTCCACGATGTCTTTCTATCGGCCCCAGAAGTGCGCGCCTCGGCGTATGAGCAAGTGTTTCAGTGGCTGGCTGAAGTGGTGAAATAA
- a CDS encoding DUF4062 domain-containing protein yields MKPRVFVSSTYYDLKYVRENLEHFIQQYGFDAVLFESGNVTFEHGKALDFSCYKEVDSCHMMILIIGGRYGSASSTETEIEIRKKYDEQYISITRNEFDTARLKGIPCFVFIDKNVHSEYYTYKKNQSFFDNAIKSNKNNNTFSFAHVDSVNIFKFIDHVNYLAIKTFEKAEDIVDYLRNQLAGMFFLYLDQLQKETTSKEILNTVEQLNNTANKIDTLVEAVAKKLIDEKQLNEINNKQFDSTSELFAQQIENYIHIALPGNERGREIANELTNLFIEKVFNKNINITHKNYKIFDEELYVQIHKLFDKNEVYSEINQARFTAFPLHRLYKKNIEPFIDNNEKVKLFRKKVAESFHSMMLPF; encoded by the coding sequence ATGAAACCAAGAGTATTTGTAAGTTCTACCTACTATGATCTTAAATACGTTAGGGAGAATTTAGAGCATTTTATTCAACAGTATGGCTTTGATGCTGTGTTATTTGAAAGCGGAAACGTGACCTTTGAGCATGGAAAGGCTTTAGATTTTTCTTGTTACAAAGAAGTGGATAGCTGCCACATGATGATATTAATTATTGGCGGAAGGTATGGAAGCGCGTCATCCACAGAAACAGAAATCGAAATAAGAAAGAAATATGACGAGCAGTATATTAGCATAACTAGAAATGAATTTGATACTGCAAGATTAAAAGGAATACCATGTTTTGTATTTATTGACAAAAATGTTCATAGCGAATATTATACATATAAAAAGAATCAATCATTCTTTGACAATGCAATAAAATCAAATAAAAATAATAACACATTTAGCTTTGCGCATGTTGATTCTGTTAATATATTCAAATTCATAGATCATGTAAATTATTTAGCAATAAAAACTTTTGAAAAAGCAGAAGATATAGTTGATTATTTAAGAAATCAATTAGCGGGTATGTTTTTTCTGTATCTTGATCAGTTGCAAAAGGAAACAACAAGCAAGGAAATATTGAATACTGTTGAACAACTCAATAATACTGCTAACAAAATAGATACACTGGTTGAGGCAGTGGCAAAAAAATTAATAGATGAAAAACAATTGAATGAAATTAATAACAAGCAATTTGATTCAACATCTGAATTGTTTGCACAACAAATTGAAAACTACATTCATATAGCACTTCCTGGAAACGAAAGAGGGCGTGAAATAGCAAACGAATTAACCAATTTATTTATTGAAAAAGTATTTAATAAAAATATCAATATTACCCATAAAAATTATAAAATATTTGATGAAGAACTATATGTGCAAATACATAAACTATTTGATAAAAACGAGGTTTATTCAGAAATAAATCAGGCAAGATTTACGGCATTCCCTTTACATAGATTATATAAGAAAAATATTGAACCATTTATAGATAACAATGAAAAGGTTAAACTTTTTAGAAAAAAGGTTGCAGAATCGTTCCACTCGATGATGCTGCCATTTTAA
- a CDS encoding DUF4174 domain-containing protein produces MTTFLSLISGVAGALLLGSTLGPAQILPPTPLSTLVKEAKWQKRVLLLCAPTPDDAELRQQKQLLGPVKADLNTRDLLVREVVWSQLPAADQRYLSQKLGVGGTAFQAVLIGKDGGVKRRETKALPPAQLFATIDAMPMRQQEMKRPH; encoded by the coding sequence ATGACGACTTTTCTTTCCCTTATCAGTGGTGTGGCAGGCGCATTGCTTCTGGGTAGCACCCTTGGGCCAGCGCAAATCCTACCCCCAACCCCTCTGTCAACCCTCGTGAAGGAGGCCAAATGGCAGAAACGGGTGCTGCTGCTTTGCGCGCCCACTCCCGACGATGCCGAGCTGCGCCAACAGAAGCAGCTTCTGGGCCCTGTGAAGGCCGACTTAAACACCCGCGACCTGCTGGTGCGGGAGGTTGTCTGGAGTCAGCTTCCAGCGGCCGACCAGCGCTATTTGAGCCAGAAGCTGGGGGTAGGCGGTACGGCTTTCCAAGCTGTGCTGATTGGAAAGGATGGCGGAGTAAAGCGGCGCGAAACCAAGGCTTTGCCGCCGGCCCAGCTGTTTGCTACCATTGATGCCATGCCCATGCGCCAGCAGGAAATGAAGCGGCCCCACTAG
- a CDS encoding DUF5723 family protein has protein sequence MGKTFYSLLAALLLGSTLPLYAQNELSNFTATGRGGVATTFATDYQAIGINPANLGRVGGATVAFTIGEFGVGAGSQSLTRQQLRRFITDTNQGLTLADKQELARAFTSDNALNFNADATTLALAVQLPVVGGIAISNRVRTAGHVGLNQNAAEITFLGRDAPIYASASAGNLPLVSEALAGTDIQLAVLNEFNLAWGTRLIDLPLFQLSAGAGYRYIQGVGIIDIRVQPGNLRAYSSMSPVFDIDYGSMVNNPSFNLQEGSGLHPVGKGHGFDLGLAAEVGKALRLGVAVTDLGHMTWEGNLLTANDQKLKRLKSEGVGSYNFFKEAAEIFATGTDSLFTYETGQERRAELPTKLRAGAGLRISEYFEAGLDVTLPLNNVAGNITTPFVGAGLDYKPTRWLRLSSGLTGGAGYGVSVPFGITLATKVYEAGISTRDVAGLLTSENPYLSAAGGFLRFKLGGRSQ, from the coding sequence ATGGGCAAAACCTTCTACTCTCTCTTGGCGGCCCTGTTGCTGGGCAGCACTTTGCCGCTATATGCCCAAAACGAGCTGAGCAACTTCACGGCCACCGGCCGCGGGGGCGTAGCTACCACCTTCGCCACCGATTATCAGGCTATTGGTATCAATCCGGCCAACCTGGGTCGGGTGGGCGGGGCTACGGTGGCCTTCACCATCGGGGAGTTTGGGGTAGGGGCGGGCTCTCAGTCGCTCACGCGCCAGCAGCTGCGTCGCTTTATCACCGATACCAACCAGGGCCTCACGCTGGCCGATAAGCAGGAACTGGCCCGAGCTTTCACCTCCGATAATGCCCTCAACTTCAACGCAGATGCTACCACCCTGGCTCTAGCTGTGCAGCTGCCCGTGGTGGGGGGCATTGCCATCAGTAACCGGGTGCGTACGGCCGGGCACGTTGGCCTGAACCAGAACGCCGCCGAAATTACCTTTCTGGGCCGCGACGCGCCCATTTACGCCTCGGCCAGCGCCGGCAACCTGCCGCTGGTATCAGAGGCCCTAGCCGGCACCGATATTCAGCTGGCCGTGCTGAATGAGTTCAACCTGGCCTGGGGCACCCGCCTGATTGATCTGCCCTTGTTTCAGCTTTCGGCCGGGGCGGGCTACCGCTACATTCAGGGGGTAGGCATTATTGATATCCGGGTGCAGCCGGGTAACCTACGGGCCTACAGCTCTATGTCGCCGGTGTTTGATATTGATTATGGCAGCATGGTTAACAATCCCAGCTTCAACCTGCAGGAAGGGTCGGGGCTGCATCCCGTCGGGAAAGGCCACGGCTTCGACCTGGGGCTGGCGGCCGAGGTAGGCAAAGCACTGCGCCTGGGCGTGGCCGTCACCGACCTGGGGCACATGACCTGGGAGGGCAATCTGCTCACGGCCAACGACCAGAAGCTGAAGCGGCTGAAATCGGAAGGGGTAGGCAGCTACAATTTTTTCAAGGAAGCCGCTGAAATCTTCGCCACCGGCACCGACAGCCTGTTCACCTACGAAACCGGCCAGGAGCGCCGGGCTGAGCTGCCCACCAAGCTCCGGGCCGGGGCGGGCCTGCGCATCAGCGAGTATTTTGAGGCCGGCCTCGATGTGACCCTGCCGCTAAACAACGTAGCCGGCAACATTACTACCCCCTTCGTGGGCGCCGGCCTCGACTATAAGCCCACGCGCTGGCTGCGACTGAGCAGCGGCCTTACCGGCGGCGCGGGTTACGGCGTGAGTGTGCCTTTCGGCATTACTCTGGCTACCAAGGTGTACGAAGCCGGCATCAGCACCCGCGACGTAGCCGGCCTGCTCACCTCCGAAAACCCTTACCTATCGGCTGCCGGGGGCTTCCTGCGGTTTAAGCTGGGAGGCCGGAGTCAGTAG
- a CDS encoding SDR family NAD(P)-dependent oxidoreductase yields the protein MDLQLAKKVALVTGSTAGIGLAIARRLAAEGAEVILTGRTEARLQEARNTILQETPEATIRTVAVDFSKPEQVTYLLLEVPKVDILINNVGIFEPKPFAEIPDEDWLRFFEVNVMSGVRLSRQYFPQMLEKKWGRIVFISSESGLQIPAEMIHYGTTKTAQLAVARGLAELTKGTELTVNSVLPGPTASEGVEEFLQKLAGEGKTRQEAEHEFFRDARPSSLLQRFITPEEIANMVAYLASPLSVATNGASVRVDGGVIRSIG from the coding sequence ATGGATTTACAACTCGCAAAAAAAGTGGCCCTGGTTACGGGCTCCACCGCCGGCATTGGGCTGGCCATTGCCCGCCGCCTGGCCGCCGAGGGCGCCGAGGTTATCCTGACTGGCCGCACCGAAGCCCGCCTGCAGGAAGCCCGCAATACCATTTTGCAGGAAACGCCCGAAGCCACCATCCGTACCGTGGCCGTCGATTTCAGCAAGCCGGAACAGGTAACCTACCTGCTGCTGGAAGTGCCTAAGGTGGACATTCTGATCAACAACGTGGGCATTTTCGAGCCCAAGCCTTTCGCCGAAATTCCGGACGAGGACTGGCTGCGCTTCTTCGAGGTAAACGTGATGAGCGGCGTACGTCTCTCGCGCCAGTACTTTCCGCAAATGCTGGAAAAGAAGTGGGGCCGCATCGTGTTTATCTCCAGCGAATCGGGCCTGCAGATTCCTGCGGAAATGATTCACTACGGCACCACCAAAACCGCCCAGCTGGCCGTAGCCCGCGGCCTGGCCGAGCTGACCAAAGGCACGGAATTAACCGTAAACTCGGTGCTGCCGGGCCCCACGGCCTCCGAGGGGGTAGAAGAGTTTCTGCAGAAGCTGGCCGGCGAAGGCAAAACCCGCCAGGAAGCCGAGCACGAGTTCTTCCGCGACGCCCGCCCCTCGTCCCTGCTCCAGCGTTTCATCACCCCCGAGGAAATTGCCAACATGGTAGCCTACCTCGCCAGTCCCTTGTCGGTAGCCACCAACGGCGCCTCCGTACGAGTTGATGGCGGCGTAATCCGTAGCATTGGCTAA
- a CDS encoding ankyrin repeat domain-containing protein, producing the protein MSFTSSRPEDLLTNAARMGDVETIKTLLAEGADVNYQDGRGFTPLILAAYDGHIEATRVLLEAGANPNVHDASGNTALMGVSFKGYPEIAQLLIDNGADLNARNGNDGTALMFATLFGRHNIVPVLLKAGADATLRDVRGLSARDLAIQQGNETALNLLPQE; encoded by the coding sequence ATGTCCTTTACCTCTTCCCGTCCCGAAGACCTGCTCACCAACGCTGCCCGCATGGGCGATGTGGAAACCATCAAAACCCTGCTGGCCGAAGGGGCCGACGTGAACTACCAGGATGGCCGCGGCTTCACGCCCCTCATTCTGGCCGCCTACGATGGGCACATTGAAGCCACCCGCGTACTGCTGGAAGCCGGCGCCAACCCCAACGTGCACGATGCCAGCGGCAACACCGCCCTCATGGGTGTTTCCTTCAAAGGCTACCCCGAAATTGCCCAGCTGCTCATCGACAACGGCGCCGACCTGAACGCCCGCAACGGCAACGACGGTACGGCCCTCATGTTTGCTACTCTCTTCGGCCGCCACAACATTGTGCCGGTGCTGCTCAAGGCCGGGGCCGATGCTACCCTGCGCGACGTGCGCGGCCTTTCCGCCCGCGACTTAGCTATTCAGCAAGGCAACGAAACCGCCCTCAACCTGCTTCCCCAGGAATAG
- a CDS encoding murein L,D-transpeptidase family protein, whose product MRFLALVGAALLLALYARSSARRPEPNPTFRSEQLRFPRVRAAYTLHETAAHALLRRHGLAPERLELFLRAFKVGRRLEVWGRNQGTGQFVLLRTFRLAGTSGTLGPKRQAGDGQIPEGFYTIDRFNPDSKYHLSLGLDYPNAADRYRSATLDPGNDIFIHGSNVTIGCLPITDAGIRELYVLAVEARAAGQTAIPVHIFPFELTPENLARHLMSPHLGFWQQLAEGYQYFEDNRQLPLVTVGNAGAYSVR is encoded by the coding sequence ATGCGTTTTCTAGCGCTGGTTGGAGCGGCCTTGCTGCTCGCCCTCTATGCCCGCTCTTCGGCCCGCCGCCCCGAGCCCAACCCCACGTTCCGCAGCGAGCAGCTCCGGTTTCCGCGCGTGCGGGCGGCCTACACTCTGCACGAAACGGCCGCCCACGCCCTGCTCCGTCGGCACGGGCTGGCGCCTGAGCGGCTGGAGCTGTTTCTGCGGGCGTTTAAGGTAGGGCGGCGGCTGGAGGTGTGGGGCCGCAATCAGGGCACCGGGCAGTTTGTGCTGCTGCGCACCTTCCGGCTGGCCGGCACCTCGGGCACACTCGGGCCCAAGCGCCAGGCCGGCGACGGTCAGATTCCGGAAGGCTTCTACACCATCGACCGGTTCAACCCCGACAGCAAGTATCACCTGTCCCTGGGCCTCGACTACCCCAACGCCGCCGACCGGTACCGCAGCGCCACCCTCGACCCCGGCAATGACATCTTCATTCACGGCTCCAACGTCACCATCGGCTGCCTACCCATCACCGACGCCGGAATCCGGGAGCTGTACGTGCTGGCCGTGGAGGCCCGCGCGGCTGGGCAAACGGCTATTCCGGTTCACATTTTCCCCTTTGAGCTTACCCCTGAGAACCTGGCCCGCCACCTGATGAGCCCGCACCTGGGGTTCTGGCAGCAGTTGGCCGAAGGCTATCAATATTTTGAGGATAACCGCCAACTGCCCTTAGTTACCGTGGGCAATGCCGGGGCGTACTCCGTGCGCTAG
- a CDS encoding CPBP family intramembrane glutamic endopeptidase — translation MKKRLLPAAVILVAFLVALYGARYVNPLLGYNSRQATDLVFSLQRAAWWLGVPMLTLAALYGWRRVLPELGWQASVGSGLLMGLGCTLPMLLGYAGAFQFTSAAGPELFSKLLRGAWWAGISEETLFRGFLFGQLYRRVRLHWLLAVLVQSGFFASVHLYQSHDWASAATVLGVTFCGGVWFAWLYKSWNNLWVPVFLHIFMNAWWMLFEVSDTAVGSLWANVFRGLTIVLSIVGTVWHLRRQRVAAKPESVPEWTGVAEAIR, via the coding sequence ATGAAAAAGCGCTTACTCCCTGCGGCCGTTATTCTGGTAGCCTTCCTGGTGGCTCTGTACGGGGCTCGTTATGTCAATCCGCTGCTGGGATACAACTCGCGGCAGGCTACAGACCTGGTGTTTTCCTTGCAACGGGCGGCCTGGTGGCTCGGAGTGCCCATGCTCACGCTGGCTGCCTTGTACGGGTGGCGCCGGGTGCTACCGGAACTGGGCTGGCAAGCCTCGGTAGGCAGTGGCCTGCTGATGGGCCTGGGCTGCACCTTGCCCATGTTGCTGGGCTATGCCGGGGCGTTCCAGTTTACTTCCGCCGCTGGCCCCGAGCTGTTCTCAAAATTACTGCGGGGCGCCTGGTGGGCTGGGATAAGCGAGGAAACGCTGTTTCGGGGCTTTCTATTTGGGCAGCTTTACCGGCGGGTGCGGCTGCATTGGCTGCTGGCGGTGCTGGTCCAATCCGGTTTCTTTGCTTCGGTGCACCTGTACCAGAGTCACGATTGGGCATCGGCCGCCACTGTGCTGGGCGTTACGTTCTGCGGCGGCGTGTGGTTTGCCTGGCTCTACAAAAGCTGGAACAACCTGTGGGTGCCCGTATTTCTGCACATCTTCATGAACGCCTGGTGGATGCTCTTCGAGGTGTCGGATACGGCCGTGGGCAGCCTGTGGGCCAACGTATTCCGCGGCCTGACCATTGTCCTGTCAATTGTGGGTACGGTGTGGCACCTACGCCGCCAGCGTGTGGCAGCCAAGCCAGAAAGCGTCCCGGAATGGACAGGCGTGGCGGAGGCCATCCGCTAA
- a CDS encoding SDR family oxidoreductase, with protein MKLKPLKKQTLVITGATSGIGLCTARMAAEAGANLVLAARSEEDLRHVAADLTKRGGKVATVVADVARIPDMQRVAATAQERFGGFDTWINNAAASIWGRLEEISDEDSRRMFDTNYWGVVNGSLEAIKHLKQHGGALINLGSVASDIAFPLQGQYSASKHAIKGFTDALRIELEEEGAPVSVTLIKPAAINTPFPQHAKNYMDREPQLPPPVYEPEEVAHAIIHAAQHPERDVYIGGGGKMFSSMNKHFPKTMDFMNAKATMKMQTRDEAPRHPAGSLHRPEVRDGRVHGDHPGYVMKKSLYTRASLHPVLTTTFAALAGGVLVALLSGRNSPDNSTNE; from the coding sequence ATGAAACTCAAACCTCTGAAGAAACAAACGCTGGTTATCACCGGCGCTACCAGCGGTATTGGCCTGTGCACGGCCCGCATGGCCGCCGAAGCCGGCGCCAACCTGGTGCTGGCTGCCCGCAGCGAAGAAGACCTGCGCCATGTGGCCGCTGACCTTACCAAGCGCGGCGGCAAAGTAGCCACCGTGGTGGCCGACGTAGCCCGTATTCCGGACATGCAGCGGGTAGCGGCCACAGCCCAGGAGCGGTTCGGCGGCTTCGATACCTGGATTAACAACGCGGCAGCTTCCATCTGGGGGCGCCTGGAGGAAATCAGCGACGAGGACAGCCGCCGCATGTTCGATACCAACTATTGGGGCGTGGTGAATGGCTCCCTGGAGGCCATTAAACACCTCAAACAGCACGGCGGGGCCCTCATCAACCTGGGCAGCGTGGCCTCCGACATTGCGTTTCCGCTCCAGGGGCAGTATTCGGCCAGCAAGCACGCCATTAAAGGCTTCACCGATGCCCTGCGCATTGAGCTGGAAGAAGAAGGCGCGCCCGTATCGGTAACGCTGATTAAGCCGGCCGCCATCAACACGCCCTTCCCGCAGCACGCCAAAAACTATATGGACCGGGAGCCCCAGCTGCCCCCGCCCGTGTACGAGCCCGAGGAAGTAGCCCACGCCATCATTCACGCGGCCCAGCACCCGGAGCGCGACGTGTACATTGGGGGTGGGGGAAAAATGTTCAGCTCCATGAACAAGCACTTCCCCAAAACCATGGACTTCATGAACGCCAAGGCCACCATGAAGATGCAGACCCGCGACGAGGCCCCGCGCCACCCCGCCGGCTCCCTGCACCGCCCCGAAGTCCGGGACGGCCGCGTGCACGGCGACCATCCGGGCTACGTCATGAAAAAGAGCCTCTACACCCGCGCCAGCCTGCATCCCGTACTCACTACCACCTTCGCGGCCCTGGCCGGCGGCGTGCTGGTGGCGCTGCTTTCCGGCAGAAACAGCCCGGATAACAGCACCAACGAGTAG
- a CDS encoding metal-dependent hydrolase — translation MPEHLRQPKRADLVLLTHGHDDHLDTELPALLARTGARVVAPAPVRFYLQEQGVPAAQCEAMNVGGSIEVLQLRLTMTVAHHAAHVDLPDGRTGFSHEGVGYVLRFSDGTVLYAAGDTALFGDMALLADLYQPTVALLPIGDRYTMGPHEAAHAARLLRVPHVVPFHYGTFPSLVGTPEQLQAALTTGSPVTVHTLAPGDTLDLGPLR, via the coding sequence GTGCCCGAGCACCTGCGCCAGCCTAAGCGCGCCGACCTGGTACTGCTCACCCACGGCCACGACGACCACCTGGATACTGAGCTGCCAGCCCTGCTAGCCCGCACCGGGGCCCGGGTGGTGGCGCCCGCTCCGGTGCGGTTTTACCTGCAGGAGCAGGGCGTGCCAGCTGCCCAGTGCGAGGCCATGAACGTAGGCGGCAGCATAGAGGTGCTGCAGCTGCGCCTGACCATGACGGTAGCCCACCACGCGGCCCACGTTGATTTGCCCGATGGCCGCACCGGCTTTTCGCACGAGGGCGTGGGCTACGTGCTGCGCTTCTCCGACGGTACCGTGCTCTACGCCGCCGGCGACACGGCCTTGTTCGGCGACATGGCCCTGCTCGCCGACCTTTACCAGCCCACCGTAGCCCTGCTGCCCATCGGCGACCGGTACACGATGGGTCCGCACGAAGCCGCCCACGCCGCCCGGCTGCTGCGGGTGCCGCACGTGGTGCCATTCCACTACGGCACCTTTCCGTCGTTGGTGGGCACGCCCGAGCAGCTGCAAGCCGCCTTAACCACCGGCAGCCCGGTCACGGTGCACACCTTGGCTCCCGGCGATACGCTGGACCTCGGCCCGTTGCGGTAA